One region of Leptolyngbya sp. FACHB-261 genomic DNA includes:
- a CDS encoding branched-chain amino acid ABC transporter permease: protein MLSWLTVPVFDAILINMMLALSIYLTLFTGLLSLANAGFMAIGAYVTVLLLTGTTLPLGAAFGLSISIAVLVALLLGLPVLRLQGVYLAIATLGFGEIVRLLLLNGDKLINLVKPSQPGSEPVVLFNGAEGITLPFQLDPVWLGLPKTTWELLAYLCVLLYFFMRLQRSQLGRILASIRQDEAAAAALGIAVVRYKLLAFVLGAAIAAGAGALSVPVVRVIEPANYSFSQAVNILAWAVLGGTTHWAGPLVGAGLLTSLPELLRFLKEQRDVVNGLILMLAIIYLPRGLADPRFWQQLWRLPKKREQHP, encoded by the coding sequence ATGTTGAGCTGGCTAACGGTCCCAGTCTTCGATGCCATCTTGATCAACATGATGCTGGCTTTGAGCATCTATCTAACCCTGTTCACGGGCTTGCTCTCCCTGGCAAATGCAGGGTTTATGGCGATTGGTGCCTACGTCACCGTGCTGTTGTTGACTGGTACAACGCTTCCTTTGGGAGCAGCCTTCGGTCTCTCGATTAGCATTGCAGTCCTGGTAGCTCTGTTGCTAGGGTTGCCGGTTCTGCGCTTGCAGGGGGTGTATCTGGCAATCGCCACGCTGGGGTTTGGCGAGATTGTGCGCCTGTTGCTGTTGAACGGCGATAAGCTGATCAATTTGGTGAAGCCTTCTCAACCTGGTTCTGAACCGGTTGTTCTGTTCAATGGGGCTGAGGGAATTACGCTACCGTTTCAGCTTGACCCGGTCTGGCTGGGATTGCCCAAAACGACTTGGGAATTGCTGGCTTATCTATGCGTATTGCTCTATTTTTTCATGCGCTTGCAGCGCTCACAATTGGGACGGATTTTGGCTTCAATCCGTCAAGATGAAGCTGCTGCCGCTGCCCTTGGTATTGCAGTTGTACGGTATAAATTACTGGCCTTTGTCCTAGGAGCGGCGATTGCTGCAGGGGCCGGTGCCTTGAGCGTACCGGTGGTGCGCGTGATCGAGCCGGCTAACTACAGTTTCTCGCAAGCGGTGAATATCCTGGCTTGGGCCGTGTTAGGAGGGACAACCCACTGGGCAGGGCCGTTAGTTGGCGCAGGCTTGCTGACCAGCTTGCCTGAGCTGCTGCGCTTTCTCAAGGAGCAGCGAGATGTTGTCAACGGTTTGATCTTGATGCTGGCGATTATTTACTTGCCCCGGGGACTAGCTGATCCGCGCTTCTGGCAGCAGCTTTGGCGCTTGCCTAAAAAGAGGGAACAGCATCCATGA
- a CDS encoding AAA family ATPase — translation MEILSVSLKNFKSHTERQFKFEPGINAISGENGAGKTSILEAIAWVLFDHTPYKIEEMVRNGANSGQAIVTFISKRDGRTYEVHRCTSQGYKILDPQLKVRLEHERKVDVLRWLNEHLAVPAGTKLDELFANTIGVPQGTLTADFLKTAEPRKKVFDSILKVEEYKEVYTKLKPLEDYAKAQVEEVERQIQGQEEQLAQWEPLQTEQQASLAELTKLQTELAQALQALERLQAEKATLEATEQTLQALREQAQALKGQQTAQDQLCMRLRQDVQTATQAAQVCEQNQPSYQAYLAAEKVLQQLEQARNQRQTLLEQRNQQQAHITNQQRTLDRLQAQLEQLAKYARERQDLLPAVQQQVGLETAQQQLSEQLRHCQTLRLELQAQAKRTSQLATRRQEIETRRQKLEALRASVEKIPVLEQHQQRLQQKLSRVEAAKEFEADLRQIADTGWEKIQTQQPQWQQACQRLAHSDCSPILPVFEAATSLSAEVLNELEGILDDLATQTTPGVLQQQLNDLASQLKQARTAQAQWLGMESLEAELEQLDTEQQELQHTIETLKAKLAVEPELQQQATALATQLRDLQDPRSRVQLLNQELQQQASREQEIAALQLKLQPLHNQLAQLDTQLATFGDLEAQVLTHQQIRDQSRAGYQTVLEQQTWARSLPSKQQELQAASQLLAQVQQEYDQIVEQGKALRATHNPERLQEVKAAYDTANEQQIRLSEKIPRQQQRLAELEASLAMLQSLRLERDQAVLRLKERKRLSRFIAFVRKVYRAAGPRITERYLQAISHEADRLFRDLLNRQDVALQWTRDYDVVVQEGAHSRRFINLSGGEQMCAALAVRLALLKVLADIDVAFFDEPTTNMDTQRRERLAEAIMGIRNFRQLFVISHDDTFEKVTENVILVERER, via the coding sequence ATGGAAATTTTGTCGGTTAGCCTCAAAAATTTTAAGTCCCATACTGAGCGACAGTTCAAATTTGAACCGGGCATCAATGCGATCAGTGGCGAAAATGGGGCAGGCAAAACCAGCATTTTAGAAGCAATTGCCTGGGTTCTCTTCGACCATACTCCCTACAAAATCGAGGAGATGGTCCGTAATGGCGCCAATAGTGGTCAGGCAATTGTCACCTTTATTTCCAAGCGCGATGGCCGCACTTATGAAGTCCACCGTTGCACGAGTCAGGGCTACAAGATTCTCGACCCCCAACTCAAAGTTCGGTTAGAGCATGAGCGCAAAGTTGATGTGCTCAGATGGCTGAATGAACATTTAGCGGTACCGGCGGGTACGAAGCTGGATGAACTGTTCGCCAATACGATCGGTGTGCCTCAAGGAACACTTACAGCCGACTTTCTCAAAACTGCTGAGCCCCGCAAAAAAGTTTTTGATTCAATTCTCAAAGTCGAAGAATACAAAGAGGTTTATACCAAGCTCAAACCACTCGAAGATTACGCCAAAGCTCAGGTTGAAGAAGTAGAGCGGCAAATCCAGGGGCAAGAGGAGCAGTTGGCCCAATGGGAACCCTTGCAAACGGAACAGCAAGCCAGCCTGGCCGAATTGACCAAACTTCAGACGGAGCTAGCTCAAGCTCTGCAAGCCCTTGAGCGCCTGCAAGCGGAAAAAGCCACTTTAGAGGCTACCGAGCAAACCCTACAAGCCCTGCGCGAACAGGCTCAAGCCCTCAAAGGCCAACAAACGGCTCAAGACCAACTCTGCATGCGTTTACGGCAGGATGTGCAGACAGCAACTCAAGCCGCTCAAGTTTGTGAACAAAATCAGCCTAGTTATCAAGCTTATCTAGCAGCAGAAAAGGTCCTCCAACAGCTAGAACAGGCCCGCAACCAGCGCCAAACCTTACTGGAGCAACGCAATCAGCAGCAGGCTCACATCACGAACCAGCAACGCACCCTCGACCGTTTACAGGCTCAACTCGAACAACTAGCGAAATACGCCCGTGAACGGCAAGATCTGTTGCCGGCAGTGCAGCAACAGGTCGGGTTAGAAACGGCCCAGCAACAATTGAGCGAACAACTGCGCCACTGTCAGACGTTGCGCCTAGAGCTGCAAGCCCAAGCCAAACGAACTTCCCAGTTAGCAACACGGCGGCAAGAGATCGAAACTCGCAGGCAAAAACTCGAAGCGTTGCGCGCCAGCGTTGAAAAGATTCCGGTGCTAGAGCAACACCAGCAGCGTCTGCAACAGAAGCTCAGCCGTGTAGAAGCGGCTAAAGAGTTTGAGGCTGATTTGCGTCAAATCGCAGACACAGGCTGGGAGAAAATTCAGACCCAACAGCCTCAGTGGCAACAGGCTTGCCAGCGTCTGGCACATTCCGATTGCAGCCCAATTCTGCCAGTATTTGAGGCAGCCACAAGTTTGAGTGCAGAAGTGCTCAACGAGCTAGAAGGCATTTTGGATGACCTGGCAACCCAAACAACGCCTGGGGTTCTCCAGCAACAACTGAATGACTTAGCAAGCCAACTGAAACAGGCTCGCACGGCTCAAGCCCAATGGCTTGGCATGGAAAGCCTAGAAGCAGAGCTTGAGCAGTTGGACACGGAGCAACAGGAATTACAGCACACAATCGAGACACTCAAGGCCAAACTGGCCGTCGAGCCCGAGCTTCAGCAACAGGCAACCGCTTTGGCAACCCAACTGCGCGATTTGCAGGACCCGCGTAGTCGCGTGCAACTCTTAAATCAAGAACTCCAACAACAGGCCAGCCGGGAACAAGAGATCGCAGCCCTTCAACTAAAACTTCAACCGCTCCACAATCAACTCGCGCAACTTGATACCCAACTGGCAACCTTTGGCGATTTAGAAGCTCAAGTCTTGACCCACCAGCAGATTCGAGACCAGTCCCGGGCCGGTTACCAAACGGTGCTTGAGCAACAGACCTGGGCACGTAGCTTACCTTCTAAACAACAGGAACTGCAAGCTGCAAGTCAACTCTTGGCCCAGGTGCAGCAGGAATACGACCAGATCGTCGAGCAGGGTAAGGCTTTGCGGGCAACTCACAATCCTGAGCGTCTGCAAGAGGTCAAAGCCGCTTACGATACCGCCAACGAGCAACAGATCCGTCTGTCAGAGAAGATTCCCAGGCAGCAGCAACGGTTAGCTGAGCTGGAAGCTAGCTTAGCCATGCTCCAAAGCCTGCGCCTTGAGCGCGATCAGGCTGTACTGCGCTTGAAAGAGCGCAAGCGTCTCAGCCGGTTCATTGCTTTTGTGCGCAAGGTCTACCGTGCGGCGGGACCTCGCATCACCGAGCGCTATCTCCAAGCCATCTCTCACGAAGCCGATCGGTTGTTCCGAGATTTGCTCAACCGCCAAGATGTCGCCCTGCAATGGACCCGTGACTATGACGTTGTGGTTCAGGAAGGGGCTCACAGCCGCCGTTTTATCAATCTTTCCGGTGGTGAGCAAATGTGTGCAGCCCTAGCTGTACGCTTAGCCCTGCTCAAGGTTCTAGCAGATATTGATGTGGCGTTCTTTGACGAGCCCACCACTAACATGGACACCCAACGCCGCGAACGGTTAGCAGAGGCGATTATGGGGATTCGCAACTTTCGTCAGCTATTTGTGATTAGCCATGACGACACTTTTGAAAAGGTTACCGAGAACGTGATTTTAGTGGAACGGGAGCGTTAA
- a CDS encoding serine/threonine-protein kinase, with the protein MLGKILDGRYEVVRVLGMGGFSQTYIARDMRRPGQPTCVVKHLKPVLGNPSQLQAAKRRFISEAETLEKLGYHNQIPRLLAHFEQDQEFYLVQEFIEGHPLGAELRAGERWSERQVVQLLHEILSILEFVHSYKVIHRDIKPSNIIRRQQDKHLVLIDFGAVKQLRAQPLTGQELPSATIAIGTLGYMPTEQGQGKPRPSSDLYALGVIAIQALTGLAPSQFQEDAETGELVWEPHAQVSPELAHILSRMVRYHFKERYPSATATLQALQPLIKLLGAELLLPSLAFPSRQLETLAELAPTGQDELRKPVTVTQAKHSAPTQTTIPVAPAQAIQASQVYPRHKRLALFLGLGTGIATAIGISIYYAVQLKPEINAQENAISSPTSTASLTALKPSQQFLGHNDAVWSVLITPDGQSLISGGEDRQIKLWNLSTGQLLRTLSGHTSAIKSLALSPDGQTLVSGSYKNINLWDLKTGQQLASLAEHTDTVWALAISSDGKTLASGSADRSIKLWDLPSGKLRRSWFGHADWIFALAISPDGNTLASGSRDNTIKLWDLRTGQARRTLSGHLGTIRCLAISPNGQVLASSSWDKTIRVWDLNTGKPLNTLAGHTGQVVTIAISPDGKTLASGSIDNTIKLWDLSTGKLLHTLSGHTNWVLSVAFSPDGKLLASSSKDKTVQLWPLNQVNLNSPDTGENEPRTN; encoded by the coding sequence ATGCTAGGCAAGATACTGGACGGGCGCTATGAAGTTGTCCGAGTCCTGGGTATGGGAGGATTCAGCCAGACTTATATCGCTCGCGACATGCGTCGCCCTGGGCAGCCAACCTGTGTGGTCAAGCACCTTAAACCTGTTCTGGGTAATCCTAGCCAGCTGCAGGCCGCCAAACGGCGATTCATCAGTGAGGCTGAAACTTTAGAAAAACTAGGTTATCACAACCAGATTCCTCGGCTCCTAGCTCATTTTGAGCAAGATCAAGAATTTTATTTGGTTCAAGAGTTCATTGAGGGCCATCCGCTCGGTGCTGAGTTACGAGCTGGTGAGCGCTGGAGTGAACGGCAAGTTGTACAGCTTCTACACGAGATTTTGAGCATTCTAGAGTTTGTACATAGCTATAAGGTCATCCATCGGGACATCAAACCAAGCAATATTATTAGACGCCAGCAAGATAAACACTTAGTTCTAATTGATTTTGGCGCAGTCAAGCAGTTAAGGGCTCAACCTCTCACAGGGCAAGAATTACCGAGCGCCACGATTGCCATTGGTACCTTAGGCTACATGCCGACTGAGCAAGGACAGGGCAAGCCACGTCCCAGTAGTGACCTCTATGCTTTAGGTGTCATTGCAATTCAAGCACTAACCGGTTTGGCCCCCAGCCAATTTCAAGAAGATGCCGAAACAGGAGAGCTTGTCTGGGAGCCGCACGCCCAGGTAAGCCCAGAGCTAGCTCATATTCTTAGTCGGATGGTGCGATACCATTTCAAAGAGCGTTATCCGTCAGCAACTGCAACCTTACAAGCCCTTCAACCTCTTATTAAGCTGCTGGGAGCAGAGCTGCTCTTGCCTAGCCTCGCTTTTCCTTCAAGACAACTAGAGACTTTAGCTGAACTCGCGCCTACCGGACAAGATGAACTGCGGAAACCGGTTACAGTCACTCAGGCCAAGCACTCAGCTCCGACGCAGACTACAATCCCAGTTGCTCCAGCACAGGCAATACAAGCATCTCAGGTCTATCCCCGTCATAAGCGGCTAGCTCTATTTCTGGGTTTAGGAACCGGTATTGCTACGGCTATTGGTATTAGCATTTACTATGCCGTGCAGCTTAAGCCTGAAATCAATGCCCAAGAGAATGCCATTAGCTCTCCAACCTCCACGGCTTCTCTCACAGCCCTCAAACCAAGCCAACAATTTTTGGGGCATAATGATGCGGTTTGGTCAGTGTTGATCACACCGGATGGCCAGAGCTTAATCAGCGGGGGCGAAGACCGTCAAATCAAGCTGTGGAACTTAAGTACTGGCCAGTTATTGCGCACCCTTAGCGGCCATACTAGCGCTATCAAATCTTTAGCACTCAGTCCCGATGGACAGACTTTAGTCAGTGGCAGTTATAAGAATATCAATCTCTGGGATTTAAAGACGGGTCAGCAATTAGCTAGCTTAGCAGAACACACTGACACTGTCTGGGCACTTGCGATTAGTTCTGACGGAAAAACTCTTGCTAGTGGTAGCGCAGATAGAAGTATTAAACTCTGGGATTTGCCCAGTGGCAAATTACGACGTAGCTGGTTCGGACACGCAGACTGGATTTTTGCCCTTGCTATCAGCCCCGATGGTAATACTTTAGCCAGTGGCAGTCGAGATAATACGATTAAGCTTTGGGACTTGCGTACAGGCCAGGCTCGACGGACCTTGTCGGGGCATTTAGGAACAATCCGCTGCTTAGCTATTAGTCCAAACGGGCAAGTTTTAGCCAGTAGCAGTTGGGATAAAACGATCAGGGTTTGGGACCTCAACACAGGGAAACCACTAAACACTTTGGCAGGTCACACTGGCCAAGTGGTCACAATTGCCATTAGTCCAGACGGCAAAACCTTAGCTAGCGGCAGTATTGACAACACGATTAAGCTTTGGGATTTGTCTACGGGAAAACTACTTCATACTCTCTCTGGCCATACTAATTGGGTGTTATCTGTCGCCTTTAGTCCTGATGGCAAACTACTCGCTAGTAGCAGTAAGGATAAAACCGTCCAGCTTTGGCCTCTGAATCAAGTTAATCTTAACTCGCCAGATACTGGAGAAAATGAGCCTAGGACTAACTAG